Below is a window of Mucilaginibacter sp. PAMC 26640 DNA.
GTTTCTCCGTAACGAACCCGTATTTTGGTATTGTGGGTAAACATTAGCGCTTAATATTTCTTTCGTTCAGCGCTTGTTGCCATTTGCGGGCATTTACCCTGTGCTCGGCTTCGTTATCGGCAAAATTATGGTAGCCGGAGAAGTCTTCTTTGGCGCACATATACAGGTAGCCACTTTTTTTATAATCAAGTACGGAATTGATGGCGTTAACAGATGGCATCATCACCGGGCCTGGAGGGAGGCCAGTGTACATGTAAGTATTATATGGTGAATCTTTCACCAGGTATTTGTTAAGCACCCGTTTTATCGTAAAGTCATTCATGGCAAAAATAACGGTAGGGTCGCTTTGTAGCTTCATTCCTTTTTGAAGCCGGTTAAGGTATAAACCGGCAATGGCCGGCATTTCATCATCGTGCAAAGCCTCCGCGTCTACTATCGAGGCTAATATAGATACCTGCACCGGACTTAAATTAAGAGCTGCTGCTTTAGCTTTACGCTCTGAAGTCCAAAATTTTTGGTAATTGGCCAGCATTCGGCTAAAGAATTTCTCAGGAGTAATATTCCAGTAAAACTGGTAAGAATTCGGAATAAATACCGTATAGATGTTATCAGTAGTAAATCCATTAGCTTCCGCAAATTTGGTGGAATCCAGCAAACGAAGTACGGAGATGGAATCAGGTTCCAGTTTTTTGGCTACGTAGCCGGCAAATTGTTCCTTAAGCCTAAGATTGTGAAAGGTTACTGTAACCGCTTCCTGATTACCCGACTTTAGCATGTTTATAAAACTCCGGTTGCTCATACCGGATGTTAATTTATATTTACCAGGCTTAACCCGGCTGATATAGTTCATGCTTTCGGCAGAAGAAATAAATGAATTGGTATCATTTACAATTCCCTTATCGGCAATAGTTTTGTAAACATCTTTAAAGGTAGATCCAGTGCGGATGTATAGATACTCTTGTTTATCGCTTACGTTTGGCCCAAAATATCGCAAGTAATAAAATATGCCCGTGCCGGCCAGCGATATAACGACGATTGCCACCAAGGCTATCACGAATTTTTTAAAAGTTCCGCCTGATGACTTTTGCTGCTCTGTCATGATTGTATGATGGAAGATGGTGTTTACTTATTGTTTAATTTATGCAAAGCTCTTAGTCCACCCTTAAGGTTTAAAATATTAAGGTAACCCAAATCAGTTAAAATACGTTGTGCATTTTCACTGCGAATACCCGCAGTGCAAATAACGATGATCTCATCGTTTTTGTTGTAGGTAACATGCCTAATATCTGTAACAAGCTTTGCAACGGGGATATTGATACCCCCGATATTGGAAGTGTGGAATTCAATTGGTTCTCTAACATCCAGCAGGTTTAAGGTTTCGCCATTTTGTAAACGCTGCTTCAGGGTGGCTGCGTTAATTTGGCTCATCAGTTTTTTTACCCTGCGTTACGGTTAAATTGATGCGGGTGCCAATACTGGTTTGCGAAAGCGAATCTGATTTCATTGGCGATTGCGATACTACAATTACGTTAGTAGAATCAGAAATACTACCTTCATAGGTAATGGTCCCAATAGTTAAACCTGCTCCTTTAATGGCGAATTTCGCGGCATCCAGGTCAAGGTTTAATAATTCGGGTATATCAACCTCGCTGGCACCTTCGCCATTGCCTAATACCAGGCTCAGCCGCGATCCTTTTGGTAGTTTGGTGCCCGGTTTAATTACTTGTCCGTTGAAACGTACTTCCAGTACACGATCTCGGGCTATGTCGCTTTTATAGGTTGTATCTCCAACTTTTAAGCCATAGTTTGATAAAGTCGCCACGGCCTCCCGGTAAATGCTTTGTTCGGTAATAATATCCGGCAGGGCAACATTTGGTGCTTGTTGGGTAACCATGGTGAGATATATAGTACGGCCTTCTTTAACATTTGTCCCGGCATCCGGATCCTGCTCTACAATGGTTCCCGGTTCCTGGTCGGCTACATAAACCGAATCGATTTTATAATTAAAACCCTGCTCTTTTAGCGCTGCCATGGCACGGTCTATTGGTAATCCTTTTAATTTGGGTACAGGTATTCCACTACCATGCCTGGTGTAATATCCAAGGCTAAAAAAGGCTATTAAAACGATACCGACAATGGTGCAAATAACCAATAAGATAGTATTTCTGAATTGCCTTGCTTTTAAATAGTCACCAAATTTACTCATGCCTGTTCTACAGATATTAAATTCAAACATAGGGAATAATTTCGGATTTCAGATTTTCAATCTTGGATTTGAAGCAGCTGAATTTCGGCTGTTTGTATAGCTTTAAGTTCATAATGCATTTTCAATTAGCTTAATTTTTAAATTACCGTTACTTTAGGGCGCTTACAGTTAATTTATAATTTTAACGTCCGAAATCTGAAATCAAGATCATGAATAGTATCAACGTAGCCCTTTTAGCCGGCGGTTATTCCGGCGAATATGAAGTATCGCTTAACAGCGCCAGAAATATTGCCGCCAATCTCAATGCTGAAAAATATAAGGTGTATACAATTTTAATTAACCGGGGCAACTGGATCTATAGTAATGATGGCGAAACTGTTGAAGTAAATAAGAATGATTTTAGTATCATTTTAAATGGAGAATTGGTTAATTTCGATTTTGCTTTTATCACCGTTCACGGCACACCGGGTGAGGATGGTAAGTTGCAGGGTTATTTTGATATGATCGGCATTCCTTATAACACCTGTGATGCAACTACCTCTGCTATCACCATGAATAAGGCCTATACCAAAGCAATTGTGCATGGCATCCACGGCTTAAATACTGCAAGATCAATGCAACTTCACCAGCGCGACATGCACGATACTGCCACCATTGCCGCTAATTTAAAATTTCCGTTGTTTATTAAACCAAACAACGGTGGCAGCAGTGTAGGCATGAGTAAAGTACACAATGTAGCAGGTTTGCAATCTGCCCTTGATAAAGCATTCCATGAAGATCCGCAGATCCTGGTCGAAGAGTTTATTAAAGGAAGAGAGTTCAGTATCGGCCTGGCACGGTTAAATGGCAAGATTGTAGTGCTGCCTGCCACGGAACTGATCACTACCAAAGAATTTTTTGATTATGAGGCCAAATATAGTCCGGGTT
It encodes the following:
- a CDS encoding aminodeoxychorismate lyase; its protein translation is MTEQQKSSGGTFKKFVIALVAIVVISLAGTGIFYYLRYFGPNVSDKQEYLYIRTGSTFKDVYKTIADKGIVNDTNSFISSAESMNYISRVKPGKYKLTSGMSNRSFINMLKSGNQEAVTVTFHNLRLKEQFAGYVAKKLEPDSISVLRLLDSTKFAEANGFTTDNIYTVFIPNSYQFYWNITPEKFFSRMLANYQKFWTSERKAKAAALNLSPVQVSILASIVDAEALHDDEMPAIAGLYLNRLQKGMKLQSDPTVIFAMNDFTIKRVLNKYLVKDSPYNTYMYTGLPPGPVMMPSVNAINSVLDYKKSGYLYMCAKEDFSGYHNFADNEAEHRVNARKWQQALNERNIKR
- a CDS encoding rhodanese, whose protein sequence is MSQINAATLKQRLQNGETLNLLDVREPIEFHTSNIGGINIPVAKLVTDIRHVTYNKNDEIIVICTAGIRSENAQRILTDLGYLNILNLKGGLRALHKLNNK
- a CDS encoding serine/threonine protein kinase; protein product: MSKFGDYLKARQFRNTILLVICTIVGIVLIAFFSLGYYTRHGSGIPVPKLKGLPIDRAMAALKEQGFNYKIDSVYVADQEPGTIVEQDPDAGTNVKEGRTIYLTMVTQQAPNVALPDIITEQSIYREAVATLSNYGLKVGDTTYKSDIARDRVLEVRFNGQVIKPGTKLPKGSRLSLVLGNGEGASEVDIPELLNLDLDAAKFAIKGAGLTIGTITYEGSISDSTNVIVVSQSPMKSDSLSQTSIGTRINLTVTQGKKTDEPN
- a CDS encoding D-alanine--D-alanine ligase gives rise to the protein MNSINVALLAGGYSGEYEVSLNSARNIAANLNAEKYKVYTILINRGNWIYSNDGETVEVNKNDFSIILNGELVNFDFAFITVHGTPGEDGKLQGYFDMIGIPYNTCDATTSAITMNKAYTKAIVHGIHGLNTARSMQLHQRDMHDTATIAANLKFPLFIKPNNGGSSVGMSKVHNVAGLQSALDKAFHEDPQILVEEFIKGREFSIGLARLNGKIVVLPATELITTKEFFDYEAKYSPGFTEEITPADLPAEKIHEIGEIVTNVYMRLNCRGMVRVDFILLDDTQEFYFIEINTTPGQSSASLIPQQVRAAGLNVPDFYSALIEGAR